One part of the Raphanus sativus cultivar WK10039 chromosome 7, ASM80110v3, whole genome shotgun sequence genome encodes these proteins:
- the LOC108818382 gene encoding T-complex protein 1 subunit zeta 2, which yields MSVRVLNPNAEVLNKTAALHMTINAAKGLQDVLKSNLGPKGTIKMLVGGSGDIKLTKDGNTLLKEMQIQNPTAIMIARTAVAQDDISGDGTTSTVIFIGELMKQSERCIDEGMHPRVLVDGFEIAKRATLQFLDNFKTPVVMGDEPDKEILKMVARTTLRTKLYEGLADQLTDIVVNSVLCIRKPEEGIDLFMVEIMHMRHKFDVDTRLVEGLVLDHGSRHPDMKRRAENCHILTCNVSLEYEKSEINAGFFYSNAEQREAMVTAERRSVDERVQKIIDLKKKVCAGNDNNFVIINQKGIDPPSLDLLAREGIIALRRAKRRNMERLVLACGGEAVNSVDDLTPESLGWAGLVYEHVLGEEKYTFVEQVKNPNSCTILIKGPNDHTIAQIKDAVRDGLRSVKNTIEDECVVLGAGAFEVAARQHLLNEVKKTVQGRAQLGVEAFANALLVVPKTLAENAGLDTQDVIISLTSEHDNGNVVGLNLQDGEPIDPQLAGIFDNYSVKRQLINSGPVIASQLLLVDEVIRAGRNMRKPTA from the exons ATGTCAGTACGAGTTCTGAACCCAAATGCGGAGGTGCTCAACAAAACGGCGGCGCTTCATATGACAATCAACGCCGCCAAGGGGTTGCAGGATGTACTCAAATCAAATCTCGGTCCTAAGGGAACCATCAAGAt GCTTGTTGGTGGATCGGGAGATATCAAGCTTACCAAGGATGGGAACACTCTGTTGAAGGAAATG CAAATTCAGAATCCGACCGCTATTATGATTGCAAGGACTGCTGTTGCCCAGGATGACATTAGTGGTGATGGTACTACCTCCACTGTTATCTTCATTGGTGAGCTCATGAAGCAGTCCGAACGATGCATTGATGAAG GAATGCATCCACGTGTCTTAGTTGATGGTTTTGAGATTGCTAAGAGAGCTACGCTTCAATTCCTTGACAACTTCAAGACCCCTGTAGTTATGGGTGATGAACCTGATAAAGAGATACTGAAAATGGTCGCCAGAACGACACTTAGAACAAAG CTGTACGAAGGCTTGGCTGATCAACTGACTGACATTGTCGTTAATTCA GTTCTCTGTATCCGGAAGCCTGAGGAAGGTATTGATCTGTTTATGGTGGAGATAATGCACATGCGCCACAAATTCGATGTCGACACAAGATTG GTTGAGGGGCTTGTTCTTGATCATGGTTCAAGGCACCCTGATATGAAACGACGCGCAGAAAATTGCCACATCCTGACTTGCAATGTGTCTCTGGAGTATGAGAAGAG CGAAATTAATGCAGGCTTTTTCTACTCTAATGCGGAGCAGAGGGAAGCCATGGTTACTGCCGAGAGGCGATCTGTTGATGAAAGAGTTCAGAAAATTATCGATCTCAAGAAAAAG GTGTGTGCTGGTAATGATAACAACTTTGTTATCATAAACCAAAAGGGTATTGACCCACCGTCACTGGATCTTCTGGCTAGAGAAGGG ATTATTGCCCTTAGAAGAGCAAAGAGGAGGAACATGGAACGTTTAGTTTTGGCCTGTGGTGGAGAAGCTGTGAATTCGGTTGACGACTTGACCCCCGAGTCGCTTGGATGGGCTGGACTTGTCTATGAGCACGTTCTTGGAGAGGAAAAGTACACCTTCGTGGAGCAAGTGAAGAACCCTAATTCGTGTACCATCCTCATCAAAG GGCCTAATGACCACACCATTGCTCAAATTAAGGATGCGGTTCGCGATGGTCTAAGATCTGTCAAGAACACCATAGAAGACGAGTGTGTTGTGTTA GGAGCAGGAGCTTTTGAAGTTGCAGCAAGACAACACTTACTTAATGAAGTCAAGAAAACCGTTCAAGGG CGTGCCCAACTTGGGGTGGAAGCGTTTGCAAATGCCCTTCTCGTGGTGCCTAAGACACTTGCTGAAAACGCAGGCCTTGACACCCAAGACGTGATAATTTCTCTTACG AGCGAGCATGACAATGGGAACGTAGTGGGATTGAACCTTCAGGACGGTGAACCAATCGACCCGCAGCTTGCTGGTATCTTCGACAACTACTCAGTGAAACGCCAACTTATCAACTCAGG GCCAGTGATTGCATCGCAGTTGCTTTTGGTGGACGAAGTGATTCGTGCAGGAAGAAATATGAGGAAGCCTACTGCTTGA
- the LOC108818384 gene encoding COX assembly mitochondrial protein 2 — translation MGGSYVEQARENHVKKKVEEALRSKMKAKALNECDQYVSKYAECATGRTFSVVWTCRKQAKELNTCLHQFTNDKVLEEMKREYMIQEEGKVSASTT, via the exons ATGGGGGGAAGCTATGTGGAGCAAGCTCGTGAGAATCACGTCAAGAAGAAGGTTGAAGAAG CGCTGCGTAGCAAGATGAAGGCAAAGGCATTAAACGAATGTGATCAGTACGTCTCCAAGTATGCTGAATGCGCCACGGGACGCACTTTTTCTGTCGTGTGGACATGTCGTAAGCAAGCTAAAGAGCTCAACACCTGCCTCCATCAGTT CACCAATGACAAAGTGTTGGAGGAAATGAAGAGAGAGTACATGATTCAGGAAGAGGGTAAAGTCTCTGCTTCCACCACATAA